The following nucleotide sequence is from Pseudomonadota bacterium.
TCTCTTTTCTTTTTAAAAGTATATTTGTTATTTTAATTTATGGAAATAGTATTATATCTTCCTGAACTGCTTTTTTTTCTTCTGCTGTCATTGTCATGGGGGTGAAAGAAGAAATTACCGAAATAACCCCAAATAGAATATGTAGTCTTTTAAAATAGGTCATTTTTTTGTCCTTCATGAAGATAATTAATTAAGACGTGCTCAAAAGAAATTCATAGAGAAGTTTTCATTGCTCTTTTTCTATATGATTCTCAAAGAAAATAAGCTCTTTAAAGGTTTTAATGGGGTTTACATTTTCTGCTAACACGCCCATTTTGATTTCTTCTATAAAAAGATATGCTTAATTTAAAACAAAAGATAGCCTTTTTTAAGAAAAAAAGAGATACTAAAAAGTGAAAAATATTTAAAAGAAAGGTTTAAAATGATTCAAAAATTTTTACTCATAGCTTCACTATTTGCTTTTGGTTATACGGGCAAAATTTTGGCAGACGCTTCTCAACAATCCAATGCTCAACCAAAAGTTTCACAAGGGAAAACAACCGTTTGGAATTTGCCGCTTATTAATCAATCGGATAATTCATCTTGGACGGTCGATCTTAATGAAGGCATGGGAACTGAAGGTTGGGCAGAAGATATTGCTGAAGAAGATCTTAACGCCGAGAGGTTTCCTGAAAATCAAAGTTCTGATCCTGATATTGTTTATCCTGGAGATAATAGTTTTGAAGACACGGATATGGGGAGCAATTTTGATGCCCCTCTTATGCAAACTCTTGGAGAAAAGTGAAACGATCTTTAAAAGAATTATAAGCTTTCTTTTAAGTAACTTAAGTAGAACTCACATCTTTGAAAGAAAAATTTTGCTCCTTTATTTAGGAATTTTCTTTTTCTTTAATCACTCATGAGAATCTTCTTAAGAGTTAAAAATGAAGAAATTAAGGAAGAAGGTTTTGTTTATTTTTTCACTTAAGATGTCTTTTGAAGAGAAAGAGGGCGCTTGATAATTTTAATCTCAGGGGTTTCTGTTCGTTTCTTATAATTTTGATTAAGCTGCTCTTCTGTAATTTGAAGGCCGACATAAAGTGTATAATCATCAAAATTCTCTCCTTTTTGAAGAGGGATTTTAATTTTTGACGAAATGGTTGGTCGGATGCGCTTTTGTGTTTTTTCAAAGATGACTTCAGCTTCTAATTTTTCTTTGAAGATGAGTGTTTTTCCTTTGGAAAGGACGACGAAATAAGGAATTTTATAAGTTTCATTTTCTGAGGAAGGAGCTGCCCTTTTAATAAGCATCCGAACATAAAGCATGACCTCTTCTTGAGAGGCTTCTTCAGAGCACTTTACAATAACATTAGAAAGAGCGGCTGAAAAAGGCGTTTGTGTGGCATCATTCTTAAACGTCCCTTCAGATAATTCTCCCACAATCATTCCAGGTGTACAAATGAGAGGAATATAAGGTTTGTCGTTATCAGAACAGCTTGAGGCTAGAAAAAGAGTACTTAAGCTTATAAAAGATTTGAAAAATGAGGAACGGAGATTTCTAGGCATAGGATAACTTTCACTTAAAGAGACTTATGGGAGCCATCACAAAAAGGTGGCGTTTTAGTTTTCTGACATCCACAGAGAAAAAAAGAGCCAGAATTTGGGACTTCAAACATAAGAGATTTTAATCCAAGCTCTTTATGGGCGCCATCACAAAAAGGAAGTTTTTGGGACGCACCACAGGTGCACCAAAAGTATTTTTTATCTTTCTCCAAGGGTTCAGAATAGGGTTTTTTCATGACTGTTGTTGAAACTTCTTAAGTGTTAGGAAAGGCTCATTAAAAGGATCAAAGCAAGCGCAATAAGAGCGAGTAAAAAAGGCCATTGAAATTTCTTAAGTGTATCTTTGAGAGAACCTTTATTATCATTTAAAGTTTTTTGATCTGGTGTTGAATAAAGATTGTTATGAAGAACAGCATCGGGTGTAATAAAAAGCCCTTCAGCATGTTCTTTCTTTTTTTTCGGTTTAGGAGAGGGGGTGTCTTTGTCTTTCATGAAATCCTCTTGTGCATGTTAGCTACGTTTAGAAAGGGGAACAAAAGATCTTTGAGGATACCCGATATAAATTTGTCGAGGTCTTCCAATTTTTTGATTGGGTTCAGAAATCATTTCATTCCATTGAGCAACCCAACCTGCTGTCCGCGCAAGTGCAAAAAGCACGGTAAACATACTTGTTGGGATCCCCAGCGCTTTTAGAATAATACCTGAATAGAAATCTACATTAGGATAAAGCTTTTTTTCAAGAAAATAAGGATCTTTAAGTGCAATTTCTTCAAGTTCTAGGGCGAGGTCAAAAATAGGATCAGAAGGCCCCTTGAAGTTTTTAAGAATTTCATGACAGGTTTCTTTTATGATCCGTGCACGGGGATCATAATTTTTATAGACACGATGTCCAAATCCCATAAGACGTTCTTTTGTATCTTTTTTCTTAATATGCTCTAAAAAAGAGGGAATGTTTTCCTTGTGTCCAATTTTATAAAGCATATTGAGAGCAGCTTCATTGGCCCCTCCATGGGCAGGTCCCCAAAGAGCTGCAATTCCAGCTGCAAGGCAGGCAAAAGGATTTGCACCACTTGAGCTTGCAAGTCTTACCGTTGACGTAGAGGCATTCTGTTCATGATCTGCATGAAGAATGAGAATTTGATCCAGTGCTTTTGAAAAGAGAGGGTTGGGCTCCCATTCTTCGGTTGGAATAGAAAACATCATGTAGAGAAAATTTTCGGCATAGGAATATTTATTTTTGGGGTACACAAAAGGTTGCCCAATAGAATATTTATAAGCCATTGCTGCAAGTGTTGGCATTTTTGCAATGAGCCTTAGTGAAGCTATAAGACGCTGATCTTCATCCTGGATGTCCAAACTATCGTGATAGAAAGCTGACAGGGCGCCCACAACACCCACCATGATCGCCATGGGGTGCGCGTCTCTTCGAAAACCTCGGTAAAAAAAGGTAAGCTGTTCATGGACCATACTATGGCGTTTAATGTCTTGATTGAAAGCTTCCTTTTGAGCAGAATTCGGAAGTTCCCCTTTTAAAAGCAGATACGCTGTTTCTAAAAAATCACTTTGACACGCAAGTTCTTCAATGGGGTACCCTCTATAAAGAAGAATTCCTTTATCACCATCAATATATGTAATGGCAGATGAACAACTTGCTGTGGAGAAATAGCCTGGATCGAACGTAAAAAGACCTTCTTTTGAATAAAGGCTTTGAACATCAAGGGCATGAGGTCCCAAAGTTCCTTCTAGAACAGGGAGGGTATCTGAAAAGTTTTTTTCCTTTTCAGAAAGATCCATTTCATTAATAATGCGGGGATAAGCAGAATTTTTAGAAGACAAAGAGGTCATGAAAGAAGTCTTATGTGTGAGGGCATAAAAGATTTTTTGAAATTTAAAAGATGAATCCTTTTTTTAATAATATTCTGGATTTAAGAAAAAGTGCAAGGTTAATTCTTAAAAAAAGAGGCTTAAAGATGACACTCGGGATCTTATGGACACAGACCTCTTTTCAAAAAGAGCAATTTGAGATTTTTCAATGTAATAACAGCGCTC
It contains:
- a CDS encoding CDGSH iron-sulfur domain-containing protein; protein product: MKKPYSEPLEKDKKYFWCTCGASQKLPFCDGAHKELGLKSLMFEVPNSGSFFLCGCQKTKTPPFCDGSHKSL
- a CDS encoding citrate synthase, yielding MDLSEKEKNFSDTLPVLEGTLGPHALDVQSLYSKEGLFTFDPGYFSTASCSSAITYIDGDKGILLYRGYPIEELACQSDFLETAYLLLKGELPNSAQKEAFNQDIKRHSMVHEQLTFFYRGFRRDAHPMAIMVGVVGALSAFYHDSLDIQDEDQRLIASLRLIAKMPTLAAMAYKYSIGQPFVYPKNKYSYAENFLYMMFSIPTEEWEPNPLFSKALDQILILHADHEQNASTSTVRLASSSGANPFACLAAGIAALWGPAHGGANEAALNMLYKIGHKENIPSFLEHIKKKDTKERLMGFGHRVYKNYDPRARIIKETCHEILKNFKGPSDPIFDLALELEEIALKDPYFLEKKLYPNVDFYSGIILKALGIPTSMFTVLFALARTAGWVAQWNEMISEPNQKIGRPRQIYIGYPQRSFVPLSKRS